The Calliphora vicina chromosome 3, idCalVici1.1, whole genome shotgun sequence genome contains a region encoding:
- the LOC135954389 gene encoding putative phosphatidate phosphatase, with amino-acid sequence MLVKLKNIPKEPTIRILAECFITVVLFVISCKFYKLYKGLVKRGFFCDDESLKYPYHEDSVSVTLLLTLSLYVPITVMVFCEIVLFLVGRRRCTTVQDKGFARAFLKLHHNITPFVCGFALHTLFMHVAKITLGRLRPHFFEVCQPYRTSDDTTCDSPKNHGLYIEDYECSNPYSTRYMLYNVHLSFPSGHSGSIFYGMIFIILYLQRFSKTLSQCRINIGLFMMVAQMLCALLAWFVALSRVMDYKHHWSDVLVGIMLGTSVAIAVTLYVCQQLKSVNDLHEGVNSSNSETTSTTTFTATTANSILVK; translated from the coding sequence ATGTtagtaaaattgaaaaatatacctAAAGAACCCACAATACGCATCCTAGCGGAGTGCTTTATAACTGTGGTGTTGTTTGTCATATCCTGTAAATTTTACAAACTATATAAAGGACTGGTAAAACGTGGTTTCTTTTGCGATGATGAGAGTTTAAAATATCCCTATCATGAGGATTCCGTGAGTGTTACCTTGTTATTGACACTCTCTTTGTATGTGCCTATCACTGTGATGGTGTTTTGCGAGATTGTGCTATTTCTAGTTGGAAGGCGAAGATGCACCACTGTCCAGGATAAGGGATTTGCTAGAGCTTTTCTGAAATTACATCACAATATAACGCCATTTGTATGTGGCTTTGCCTTGCATACCCTATTTATGCATGTGGCTAAGATTACTTTGGGTCGCCTGAGACCACATTTCTTTGAGGTTTGTCAACCATATCGCACTTCAGATGACACAACCTGCGACAGCCCTAAAAATCATGGTCTCTATATAGAGGACTATGAATGCAGTAATCCttacagtacccgatatatgcTATACAATGTACATCTTTCGTTTCCCAGTGGCCACTCAGGTTCTATATTTTATGGGATGATTTTCATCATTCTCTATTTACAACGTTTCTCCAAGACTCTAAGCCAATGCAGGATAAATATTGGTCTTTTTATGATGGTCGCGCAAATGCTGTGCGCTCTATTGGCCTGGTTTGTAGCCTTGAGTCGTGTGATGGATTACAAACACCACTGGTCAGATGTTTTGGTTGGCATCATGCTGGGCACATCAGTTGCCATTGCGGTTACGCTGTATGTGTGTCAACAGTTAAAGAGTGTGAACGATTTGCACGAGGGCGTTAATTCATCAAATTCAGAGACAACATCCACCACGACATTCACAGCAACTACAGCAAATagtattttagttaaataa
- the LOC135953512 gene encoding putative phosphatidate phosphatase, with amino-acid sequence MLVKFKNIPKEPTIRILAECFITVVLLIISSKFYKLSKRPVKRGFFCDDESLKYPYHEDTVNYILLLALSLYVPITVMVSCEIVMFLVGKRRCTTAQDKGFARAFLKLHHNITPFLCGFALHALFIHVGKITVGRLRPHFFEVCQPYRTLDGTTCDSPNNHGLYIEDYECRNPSSNRLILYNVHLSFPSGHSSYIFYGMIFIILYLQRFSKTLSQCRINVGLFMMVGQMLCALLAWFVALSRVMDYKHHWSDVLVGIMLGTSVAIAVTLYVCQQLKSVNDLPEGVNSSNSETTSTTTFSATTANSILVP; translated from the coding sequence AtgttagtaaaatttaaaaatatacctAAAGAACCTACAATACGCATCCTAGCGGAGTGTTTTATAACTGTGGTGTTGCTTATTATATCcagtaaattttataaactctCTAAGAGACCAGTAAAACGTGGATTCTTTTGCGATGATGAGAGTTTAAAATATCCCTACCATGAGGATACCGTGAATTATATCCTGTTATTGGCGCTCTCTTTGTATGTGCCCATCACAGTAATGGTCTCTTGCGAGATCGTGATGTTTCTAGTGGGAAAGCGACGATGCACCACTGCCCAGGATAAGGGATTTGCTAGAGCTTTTCTGAAATTACATCACAATATAACGCCTTTTCTGTGTGGCTTTGCCTTGCATGCCTTGTTTATCCATGTGGGTAAGATTACTGTTGGTCGCCTGAGACCACATTTCTTTGAGGTTTGTCAACCATATCGCACTCTAGATGGCACCACCTGCGACAGCCCTAACAATCATGGTCTCTATATAGAGGACTATGAATGCAGGAATCCTTCCAGTAACCGATTGATTTTATACAATGTACATCTTTCGTTTCCCAGTGGCCACTCAAGTTATATATTTTATGGTATGATTTTCATCATCCTCTATTTACAACGTTTCTCCAAGACTCTAAGCCAATGCAGGATAAATGTTGGTCTTTTCATGATGGTCGGCCAAATGCTGTGCGCTCTATTGGCCTGGTTTGTAGCCTTGAGTCGTGTGATGGATTACAAACACCACTGGTCAGATGTTTTGGTTGGCATCATGCTGGGCACATCAGTTGCCATTGCGGTTACGCTGTATGTGTGTCAACAGTTAAAGAGTGTGAACGATTTGCCAGAGGGCGTTAATTCATCAAATTCAGAGACAACATCCACCACGACATTTAGCGCAACTACGGCAAATAGTATTTTAGTTCCATGA